The sequence below is a genomic window from Paenibacillus sp. DCT19.
TCGTTGAACGCAGTAATTAGTATGAGTTTGTTGGTGTTATTTTTTGTATCTGCCAAAGGATTTGCATATTCTACGGAGTATAGCTTCCTGTTCGTACTGTTCAATCCGCTTGAATATGTCAGAAATATTACGTTTATCTTTGCAGATTGGTTTACGGGTCATTCTTTTCCGCACGAGAGCATTGGGGTTGTTGGCATAATCTCGGCTTGTTATGTGATTTGTGGATTGATTGCCCTTAAACTTGTAAACGTCATATCAAGAACTCATCGGACATAGCAGGAGGATGCCATGATTACAATAGACAATGTAAGTTTTTCCTACCGCAAGTCGGCGCGTCAGAACTTAGATCGTTTGAGTGTAGAATTCCGGGCAGGAACCGTGAACATGATTGTTGGCAAGAATGGTTCAGGCAAAACAACACTATTCGATCTCATCACCAATGTCATTAAACGTCCTCCCGAAATTAGAGGTGTGCCTGAGGAGAAGGATATGATCTATCAGCTTCAAGGCTTAGTGTTCCCACCTACGTTGAAGTCGAAGGATGTATTTCGTTTCTTTCTATATTCCGATCATGCCAACCGTATTCGAGTTACGAATGAGCCTTATGTCGATGAAGATATGAGCAATTCTGAGATTGATATGGTGAGACGGATATGGAATATGGAGTTTGGGCAATTATCTGTTGGAGAACGAAGGTATCTCTGTATTATTGCCATTACCCTGATGGATAGGAAACTGTACATCTTTGATGAACCAATGGCTGGAATTGACCCCGAGATGAGGCAGTACATATTAAAAAGAATCGAAAAACTTGCACTACACAAGGAATGCACGGTGTTATTATCCAGTCATCATTTACATGATTTCCAAAGGGTTCAATGTACGCTCCATCTACTGCATCAGGGCAGAATATCCTTTAGTGGTTCATACGCTGAGTTTATTCAGAACGTAGAGGGAGAAAATCCGGACGATGCATTTCTACTGAAAGTTCAATGAGTGAATCGAAAACCTTTTCTTTATTATCCTCTTCATTAATCGGGTGGAATAAGTATAAGCGGTGACATCCAACTTATTAATCTTAGAGATGGAATGTTAGAACGACCTTGCGTGCAAACGGTCTATGGCAAATACGTCTCTACATGCTTGCCTGATGTAAGATATTCTTTCACTGATGCGATATATGGAAGGTAGAAGGATTCAAATATCTATATCTTGTAGGCTTATGCCAATACCGAAGTGTAGATGAAAAGGGCTTGATTGTGAAAGAATCGGGATGCAAATAAACATTTTGTTTTGCAAAGGATTTCATTGTAAATTTTTTAGCAATATATTCTATAATAGTACAAATAAAGGGGGTGCATGCTGTGAATGAGCGTAAGAATATCAGCGACCAAATTGAATGGAGCAGGCAAAAGTTATGTCGTATGGCGGAAAATCAGGGCATGCAAGACGGCCAAGTCCTGCAGCAGTCCATGATATTAGATGAACTAATTAATGAATATAATCGTTTTAAGTACAAGACACATATTCTAAACCGACAGCCAATTTCCTAGGTAATTGGCTGTTTTTTTATGCATACCTTTAATCCAACCATAACTACCTCTAAGCACATATTACCTTGCACGGCTATGGAGTGTTATTGGCTAGCTGCATATCGTTTATGATATCAATAGAGTTTATCTGCCAACGCAATAGATCGCGAGTTAACGAGAAGGATAACATGCCGGAGTGGATATTCTTGAGTTGACCATCTTCAGCATAGGTAAGCACCGCAAAGCTGGCTAGAACCTCTTTAGAGGAAAATGTTTTTTTGATTGTATTTAATGTCACGGTTGGTGTCGGTAGTTGATGATCTGTAACATACTGATTGAATTGAGCTACCGGATCAGTGGAAGAACCTGATGGATCAGTCGTTGCGAATTGTTCGGATATGTATGCCTGAATAACCCTATTCGGTGAATTCGCCATCGTGTAGATTGCGACGAATATGATTGCCACGACAAGCGCAAGTATAATCATAGCTGCTTTTCTAGTAAGCATAGTAGCCCCTCCATACGTAACTTGAGCAATAAAACAACATGAGCTGCCAAGGCAGTGTACTCAGCTCAAGCCATCTCAACTTCAATGTTAAACGATCTATACTAATAACAAACGTAACGGTGATAAAGTTGTTTCTTCAACTCAAATAAACATAACATGGATACCGTGAGGTACACATGTTATGTTTTTTTCTTAATTCATTCGAGCTTCAAGCCGCTTGGCCACAATGGACAAGGCATAATTGACGACAAAGTACAGCACGGCTGCCAGCAAGAGAGCCGGAATAATATAATCGAAGCTATGACCACCTAGAATCTGCACATGATGCATTAATTCAGGTAGAGAAATGATGATTGCCAGCGACGTGTCTTTGAGCAGCGAGATAAACTGGCTGACCATGGGTGGAGACATCCGTCGTAACGCCTGAGGCATAATAATTCCACCCAGTGTCTGCATGTAACTTAACCCTGAGGAACGAGCTGCTTCGATCTGTCCACGTTCAATGGATTTGAGACCGCTACGAACAATCTCCGCGATCATTGCTCCTTCAAACAAACTCAGACCCACAACAGTAGACCAGAACACGGACAGCTTGATCCCCATTTGAGGCAATACGATATGGATGAAGAAAATGATAAGTAATAACGGTAAATTACGAATGGTATCTACAATGACTGCGACAATCTGGGACAACACCGGGATGCGGGTGTACCGAATCGTCCCTAGAATCGTGCCCAGTGCGAAACTAAACACAATGGATAACCCCGCAACTTGCAGGGTAAGTAGAAATCCTTGTAATAGAAAACGAAGGTTGGGCCAGGCATAGGCCCCGCTGAAGTCCATAATTCATCGACCTCCTTTTCGAGATAAGACCTGATCACATGGTGACCTGACCTGTTGGCTTCGGCTTGTTCGATTTTCCCTTCGTGGGGGTTGATTCAGCGTCACTCTGTCCAAATCGCCGCTCCATATAGTGAACGAGCAAGCTGAGGGGTAACGTTAGAGCCAGATAGAAGAGAGCGACAATGGTATACACGCTTAGAGGTTGGAAGGTATCTGAGTTGATGAGATCGGCAAAATACATCAAATCCATACCTGCTACGACCGCAAGGATGGATGAATTTTTGACCAGATTAATGAATTGATTGCCAATGGACGGCAGTACAATTTTGATTGCTTGTGGCAGAATGACCAGATTCATCGCCTGTACGTAAGATAAACCGGAAGAGCGCGCTGCTTCTAGCTGACCACGTGGTACGGACTGAATTCCCGCTCGAATCGCCTCGGCGATAAATGCCGCAGTATAGATTGTTAGACCCAGCGTGCCGGAGATGAAACCATCGAGCGAGATGCCAATTGCAGGCAGTCCTAGATAGAAAAAAAATACGACAAGCAGCAAAGGAATGTTGCGAATAAACTCCACAAAAGCTGTGCCAATCCAGTTTAATGGCTTGATCGGAGAGATGCGGAAAATAGCAATAATCGCTCCAAGGATAAAGCTGCCGATCAACGCCATGATGCTTACTTGAATTGTGTTCCAGAATCCTTCCAGGAAACGATCCGAATGTCGGATCAGAACGTTAAAGTCCAAATTGCCCATTCAGGGAAAGCCTCCGTTCCTCAGATGTGAGCGGCGATGCTGATTCACCCTGACAGGGAGGATCACAACATACCATCGCCGCTGAACCATCAGTTAATCGAAGTTACTCAGGCTTGGCGCCCAGCCATTTCTCATGCAAAGTGTCGTACTCTCCACTATCCTGCATGCTCTTGAGTAAGCTGTTTACTTCAGAAACAAAGGCAGAGTCGCCTTTGCGAATCGCCATACCATAAGGCTCGCTGGTGAAATTGCCACCGACCAGCTTATAGTTATTATCTGTTTGCTGCATACCAATTAGGATGATGTTATCTGTCGTTAATGCCTCACCTTTTCCTGCTTTCAGCGCCTTAAAGGCATCCTGATAGTTATCGAATTCCAGCACTTCGGCATCTGGCGCCTTTTCACGAATGTTCTGAGCAGAAGTGGAGCCCTTCACGGCTAACACCTTTACCCCTCCAAGGCTCTCTAGTCCGGTGATATCACTGTCGTTTTTCACAAGCAAAGATTGCCCTGCCTCGAAATAAACATCACTGAAATCAACCTGCTCCTTACGTTCATCCGTAATTGTCATTGTGGCAATAATGATGTCAATGTCGCCGTTTTGCAGCAACGGAATACGAGTTTTAGATGTTACTTCCTTCAGCTCGACCTTGGTTTCATCTCCAAGAATTTGTTTGGCGAGTGCCTTCGCGATATCGATATCGAAGCCCTCGACCTCGCCGCTTGCAGGGTCTTTGAGTCCAAACAGCTTGGTATCGTATTTCACGCCAGCAATGAGTTTGCCCCGTTCTTTAATCTGTTCAATGGTACCTTTGGCTTCCGAGGTGTTGTCACCAGATCCACCGGATCCAGATGATGAATCCCCACCGGTATTACAACCAGAGATGACAAGCGCCAAAATCAATACGAGCATGAGTGCCGGCCACTTCAATATGTTCTTCATTTGTTAAAGACCCCTTTTCCAATGGAATGATATTAGTGGTGAATCAGACGACTCAGGAATTGTTGGGCACGTTCCTCTCTAGGGTTGTCAAAGAACGAGGCAGCAGAAGCTTCCTCCACAATGCGACCTTCATCCATAAAAATAACGCGATCAGCCACTTCACGGGCGAAGCCCATCTCGTGGGTAACAACAACCATTGTCATCCCGTTGTGTGCGAGGGAACGCATGACATCAAGCACTTCCCCGATCATTTCGGGGTCCAATGCAGAGGTTGGTTCATCGAACAGCATGATTTTGGGCTCCATCGCCAGACCGCGAGCGATCGCTACACGCTGTTGTTGTCCACCAGACAACTGTGAGGGATAACTGTCTGCTTTCTCGGCAATACCTACTCGGGTCAGATATTTCATAGCCGTAGCAGCTGCCTGTTCCTTGGGTTGTTTGCGCACCTTCATCGGTGCCAGGGTGATGTTATCAATGACTTTTTTGTGGGGATAGAGATTGAAGTGTTGAAATACCATGCCTATGTCGCGGCGGAAGAGGTTAATGTCTATCTTTTTCTGATGTAAAGGAATCCCGCTAACGACGAGTTCACCTCCAGAAATGGTTTCTAGACGATTAATACAACGGAGCAAAGTGCTTTTGCCTGAGCCGGAAGGCCCGATAATGACGACAACCTCACCTTCTTCAATCCGAAGATGGATATCCTTAAGAACGTGGAAGTGACCGAAGTGCTTCTGAACCCCTTTGAATTCAATCAACAGTGCATCCCATCCTTTCTGCAACGTTAGTTTGAAAAGGAAGATTAAGGAAAACATTGGAAGTGGTTATTTCATCATACATAGTCATCCTGTGTGTGGCAATTAATTTGTTATAAAATGTGACATAAGTAATGGGTTGAGTAGGGCTAACACCTATATTGTGTTATATCTTTGTTATGTTAAAAGATTTGCTGTGACGAATTCTGACAGAAAAATGATCCGATTTTCCTAGTGAATTTACAGACATTGGAATAGATGGTTGTAGTATGATGAAAGAGATATTCTGTTAGACCATCCAGAATCCGAACAAATAACATCAAGTTCCATTCTTAGTTGGCAAAAAAGATCAACCTTTGATCCCACTGCTACTGATATGATGGAGCGAGAATATTCCGCATAAGCCTAATCTATATAAATTGAACGAAACATTTACACGAGAACGGAGAGGACAGAAATAACATGGAGAAGCAGAGCGTTCGCCTTTATCACCGGATTTTCTCTATGGAAAAGGGAATCAAAAAAATCTGGGGATAACAGCGATCGTAAGGTTATTCTGTCATCGGAGTGGCAAGTGTAAATATCCTTCTGTTCAATTTATATAATCCAATAAGAAGCAGAAAGGATGATAACTACGCGATGAATACATATAATTCCGCAATACGTGCTGGTGAGGAATTTACGTCTGATAAAGTATCATACGACGTTTCCTTACCTAACATTCCTGCTCAGGATTTTCTGATTACTGAATTTGGGGCTGTAGGAGATGGTGTAACCGATAATACAGAGGTATTCCGGCTTGCGATCGCGGCTTGTTCGGAGGCGGGTGGGGGACGAATTGTTATTCCTGCTGGTGTCTGGCTCACGGGTCCGATTATTTTGCGCAGTCGGATTGAACTGCATGTCCAGGCTGGAGCGCTAGTCACCTTCAGTCGAGACTTTGATCAATATCCTTTGATTGCATCGACCTTTGAAGGGTGGCAGGCTGTGCGCTGTCAATCTCCGATTGATGGAGATCAGTTAGAGGATATTGCCATTACGGGTGAAGGTGTATGGGACGGCAATGGTGAGGCATGGCGACCTGTCAAACGTTCTAAACTGACGGCTTCGCAGTGGAAAGCATTAGTATCCTCCGGTGGTGTAATCGAACACACAAGCAATGAGGAAGAGATCTGGTGGCCATCCCAAGCCGCGCTTGAGGGAAATGCAGTTGCTAATCGTATGCATGTAGAACAAGTGCGTGACCTGTCAGCTTACGAGGGGATCAGGGATTTTCTTAGACCGAATATGGTGAGTTTGCGTAGATGTAAACGAGTATTGTTGGACGGACCAACTTTTCAGAATTCTCCAGCCTGGAACTTACACCCTTGGGCTTCAGAGCATGTGACGATTCGTAACGTCAGCGTTCGTAATCCGTGGTTTTCTCAGAATGGGGATGGACTTGACATCGAATCCTGCCGTTATGTTCTGGTAGAGAATAGTGTCTTCGACGTTGGAGATGATGCGATCTGTATGAAGTCAGGCAAGGATGCCGAAGGTCGCGAACTAGGCTTACCATCGGAGTACGTTACCATACGAGGATGTACCGTGTACCACGGTCATGGCGGCTTCGTCATTGGTAGTGAAATGTCTGGTGGTGTGAGGCATGTACGTGTGTCGGATTGCACGTTTATTGGAACGGACATTGGGCTTCGTTTCAAGAGTGCACGTGGTCGCGGCGGTGTAGTGGAGGACATTGAGATTGAACGAATCTATATGAAAGACATTATTATGGAAGCGATCTCATTCTCATTTTTCTATGCGAATCAGGAAGGTTCGGCACGAGGAAGTGACATTGCACACGAAGTCACTGAAGAGACGCCGGTGTTCCGGGATATTCGAATTAAGGATGTAGTCTGCTCTGGGGCAGACACGGCGTTATTGGTGAGTGGTTTACCGGAAATGCCTCTGGATGGATTGGTGATTGAGGGATACCGTGTGTCTGCGCAGAAAGGTGTGCAATGTTCACATGCGAAACATGTGCGAATTGCCGATCTGCAGCTCACCGTAGCTGAAGGCTCGTTGATTGAACTTCATCAGTGCAAAGGGGCGGAGCTTGAAGGCATCGAAGGAACAGGTGCGGATGGTCGACTTTTGCGGATTACAGGACATGATACGACAGGTATTGTGTGCCGGGGAGAAATAGCAGATACCGAGGGAAGACAGATTTCTATTGGGCCAAATGTTAGAAGTGGTGCATTGATTCGTCAATAAATGGCCATTCAAATGGGATTCGATGTAGCCGAAGTGGTGTAGCGATGATCTCCGATGAAGGACTGAATGGTACATTCCTGTATGGAAATGGAGAATGTAGTTAGATCAATAAGGCTACCCACTCGGCTATCCTGGATGCCATACTAGCCTCACTATAGGTAGATCGCATGTTAATTATGCGGTCTATTTCTAATTTATTTTGATGCGTTAGATGTGTACAGAGATGTCGTGCATGTTCGGGTACAGGTACAGGTATCCTACGCTAACATCACTAAGATCTCTTACCGATGCTCTTTGCGATAACGAAGAGGTGTGGTGCCTGTGACCTGTTTAAAGGTTTTGTTAAAATGAGCCGTATGCTCAAACCCCACCTTCTCCGCAATGAACTGCACACGCTCCTGGGTCGACAATAATCTACGCTGGGCTTCCCGAACACGGACAACGCGCAGATATTCACTAAATCGAAAACCAGTTAACCGGCTGAACATGCGACTCAGATAGGATGGGCTTATATAGAAACGAGCGGCTGCTTCCTCCAATGTAAGTGGTTCGTCATAATGAGTGTTCACGTAACGGGCAACTTCCGTAATTTTGTCATGCATGGGGTGGATTGGCTCCGGCATCATTTGCCGTGTCATCTCTAAAGCACGATGAATGCTGATTAATAGCTGGGAGAGCAGGCTGCGTACAACAATTTCATAATAAGGACGACGATCTTTACACTCGCGTAGCATTTGCTCCAACAAGCGTTGTATCTCAGGCTGTTCAGATTCGGGAACATGCAGTAATCGTGAACGTTCGAACGGAAGCAGACCACAAATGCCAAGCTCCATTCCCGTGGCGAACGAGGGAGAGAATCCGACGAGGATACGTTCAAAACTAGGAATGCTTCCTTTAGACGTAATGTGTACGTCGTGTGGATTAATTAAGATCAGATCACCTTTGCTCGCGTTGAGCAGCTGACCGTTCATGGAATATACACGTTCTCCTTCAAGCAGATAGTATAGCTCGTAAAAAGGGTGAGCGTGGGGCTGTGGCATGGCGTTCCCGTCATGTCTTCTCATATGCTCTATGGTGAAGGAGTTATCTCCAATTCGATATTTCGGTCCGATTCGATCTTCGATGACACTCATAACACGGCTCCTCTCTGCTTCGGTGGTTAACGATGATATTTATATCATAACGGAAAATCCAGTTTATTGTAAACGCTATCAACCAAGACAGCGGCATGTTGTGCAGATAGAGACATACGAGAAGGCAATCCAATTGGGCAGTTGTGATGCAGCCTAAAGGTGACAAAAAGCTAACGATGTTTTACAGTAGGGAGAGCGAGGCAAAACTCTAGATGAAGAGTACCTCCAATTAGATGTGGAAGGAAGGAAACAAGATATGACGACACATGAATTATCGCCTCTGGTTGCGGCACTGGACATGCAGCCTCACGTTGAAGGCGGTTGGTATAAGGAAGTATGGAAGGCTTCTTATCAGATCCCACAATCCGTATTGCCGGAAGCATACTCCGGACCTCGATTCTCAGCAAGCTCGACATACTTTTTGCTGCACAAGCATGAAATCTCAGAGTGGCACACGGTGTTATCTGATGAACTGTGGTTGTGGCATAGCGGTAGCCCGGTTGAGTTGAAGCTGGGTGGTAATGGAGAGAATCCAGAGAACGAAGAGGTTCTCGTGCTCGGTATGGATCTCGCTGCTGGACAATCACCACAAGTGCTTGTTCCTGCCGGCGTATGGCAGACAGCACGCCCGCTTGGCGATGAACCTGTACTCGTGACATGCGTTGTAGCACCAGGTTTTCACTTTGATGACTTCAAGCTGGTATCCAAAGGCTAAGTCAAAAAGGTTAAGCTGAATAGGGTCATACATTGACCCAAAGATAATAAATCCCGACTCCAATGCAGTCATGCATAAGGTCGGGATTTTAATTTTAATATCATGTGTTACTGTATCATTTCGCTCTAGAAATTGAAGTTATCTGGATCAGAACCGAAGCGTTTATTCTCGTTCAGACTGTTGATCTGCTCGATATCTTCTGCTGTTAATTCAAAATCGTATACATCGGCATTCTCGCGAATACGCTCTGGTGTAACGGATTTGGGTATAGTAACGATGCCGTTTTGCAAATCCCAACGTAGAATTACTTGTGCAGCTGTTTTGTTATATTTGGCTGCAATCGTTTGCAATAATGGGTGTTCTACCAAATGACCTTGTCCCAGTGGTGACCAAGCTTCGATCTGAATCTGATGTTTGGCGCAGTACTCTCTTAGTTCCGACTGGATCAGCAAGGGGTGCAGCTCGACTTGATTGACCGCAGGTTTGATCTTAGCATCCGTCATCAGGTCTTCAAGGTGGTGGATCTGGAAGTTACTCACCCCAATGGCGCGGATGCGCCCTTCTTGATGTAGTTTCTCCAGTGCTCTCCATGTATCCTTGTACTTTCCTTTTACAGGCCAGTGGATAAGATAGAGATCGAGAACTTCGAGTTCAAGTCGTTCCATACTTGCTTCAAATGCGGCCAATGTGGATTCATATCCTTGATCGCCGTTCCATACTTTGGTCGTAATAAACAGATCTTCCCGGGCGATTCCGGATTCACGAATACCTTGGGCAACACCAGATTCATTGTTATAACCTTTGGCAGTATCGATGCTGCGGTATCCTGCCTGAATGGCCGTTTTCACCGTTTCAACAACTTCTTCTCCATCCTTCACCTTGAATACACCCAAACCTAACCAAGGCATTTTGACGCCGTTATACAGTGTAGTTGAATCTTGCAGATGTTTCATGATCCGAATTCCTCCCTTAAGATAGATGGATTAACTAACTCGCTCTCTGTATGTATTACCCTATCAAGCAATAGAGTACCTCATAATTATAGTCTTGTATTTTGGTGCAGAACAAGATGTTAGCACATGTCGATCTACTTATACTCATCGTGAAAATTTACGCTTTTTGCCCGGTAGAGGTTTGGATTTGATGCGTTCGGGTGATAAGATGAAGTATACGAAACGGCGATGGTCTATTTCGATTAGAAGAACGTGTTCAAAAAGGACGGTTTTAAGTACCTTCGTAATCAAAAGTGGACTTTTGAACAACCTCTAGAAGTGCGTACATAATGTAGATGCTATACACGACTAGCCCATAGCGGCTGGAACGGTGTGATTAATCATAAAGGAGCAAGGGTAATGGCTAAACCTAAACAAACTAAAAAAGCAGCAGCATGGTCACTCGTCATCATGGGGGCGGGATTTGCCGCATCGTTGCCATTCCAGGGAAGTCTAGTCGGTAAAATGCTGGTTGGATCATTTGAGGCTGGACTGGTAGGTGGACTCGCAGATTGGTTCGCTGTAACGGCATTATTCCGCCATCCGCTAGGCATTCCGATTCCACATACGGCATTGCTGCCGAAGAATAGAGATAAGATGACCGAAGGGCTGGTCTCTGCAGTTGAGAATAATCTGCTCAACAAAGACAGTATTACGGAGAAGATCGCAGGCTACAAAGCAGCGGAGACGGTACTTGATACATTCGCAAAAGAGCTTCATACGGAT
It includes:
- a CDS encoding AAA family ATPase; this encodes MITIDNVSFSYRKSARQNLDRLSVEFRAGTVNMIVGKNGSGKTTLFDLITNVIKRPPEIRGVPEEKDMIYQLQGLVFPPTLKSKDVFRFFLYSDHANRIRVTNEPYVDEDMSNSEIDMVRRIWNMEFGQLSVGERRYLCIIAITLMDRKLYIFDEPMAGIDPEMRQYILKRIEKLALHKECTVLLSSHHLHDFQRVQCTLHLLHQGRISFSGSYAEFIQNVEGENPDDAFLLKVQ
- a CDS encoding aspartyl-phosphate phosphatase Spo0E family protein, which translates into the protein MNERKNISDQIEWSRQKLCRMAENQGMQDGQVLQQSMILDELINEYNRFKYKTHILNRQPIS
- a CDS encoding AraC family transcriptional regulator, with protein sequence MSVIEDRIGPKYRIGDNSFTIEHMRRHDGNAMPQPHAHPFYELYYLLEGERVYSMNGQLLNASKGDLILINPHDVHITSKGSIPSFERILVGFSPSFATGMELGICGLLPFERSRLLHVPESEQPEIQRLLEQMLRECKDRRPYYEIVVRSLLSQLLISIHRALEMTRQMMPEPIHPMHDKITEVARYVNTHYDEPLTLEEAAARFYISPSYLSRMFSRLTGFRFSEYLRVVRVREAQRRLLSTQERVQFIAEKVGFEHTAHFNKTFKQVTGTTPLRYRKEHR
- a CDS encoding amino acid ABC transporter ATP-binding protein; this translates as MFSLIFLFKLTLQKGWDALLIEFKGVQKHFGHFHVLKDIHLRIEEGEVVVIIGPSGSGKSTLLRCINRLETISGGELVVSGIPLHQKKIDINLFRRDIGMVFQHFNLYPHKKVIDNITLAPMKVRKQPKEQAAATAMKYLTRVGIAEKADSYPSQLSGGQQQRVAIARGLAMEPKIMLFDEPTSALDPEMIGEVLDVMRSLAHNGMTMVVVTHEMGFAREVADRVIFMDEGRIVEEASAASFFDNPREERAQQFLSRLIHH
- a CDS encoding cupin domain-containing protein, which encodes MTTHELSPLVAALDMQPHVEGGWYKEVWKASYQIPQSVLPEAYSGPRFSASSTYFLLHKHEISEWHTVLSDELWLWHSGSPVELKLGGNGENPENEEVLVLGMDLAAGQSPQVLVPAGVWQTARPLGDEPVLVTCVVAPGFHFDDFKLVSKG
- a CDS encoding transporter substrate-binding domain-containing protein, translated to MKNILKWPALMLVLILALVISGCNTGGDSSSGSGGSGDNTSEAKGTIEQIKERGKLIAGVKYDTKLFGLKDPASGEVEGFDIDIAKALAKQILGDETKVELKEVTSKTRIPLLQNGDIDIIIATMTITDERKEQVDFSDVYFEAGQSLLVKNDSDITGLESLGGVKVLAVKGSTSAQNIREKAPDAEVLEFDNYQDAFKALKAGKGEALTTDNIILIGMQQTDNNYKLVGGNFTSEPYGMAIRKGDSAFVSEVNSLLKSMQDSGEYDTLHEKWLGAKPE
- a CDS encoding amino acid ABC transporter permease — its product is MGNLDFNVLIRHSDRFLEGFWNTIQVSIMALIGSFILGAIIAIFRISPIKPLNWIGTAFVEFIRNIPLLLVVFFFYLGLPAIGISLDGFISGTLGLTIYTAAFIAEAIRAGIQSVPRGQLEAARSSGLSYVQAMNLVILPQAIKIVLPSIGNQFINLVKNSSILAVVAGMDLMYFADLINSDTFQPLSVYTIVALFYLALTLPLSLLVHYMERRFGQSDAESTPTKGKSNKPKPTGQVTM
- a CDS encoding amino acid ABC transporter permease, encoding MDFSGAYAWPNLRFLLQGFLLTLQVAGLSIVFSFALGTILGTIRYTRIPVLSQIVAVIVDTIRNLPLLLIIFFIHIVLPQMGIKLSVFWSTVVGLSLFEGAMIAEIVRSGLKSIERGQIEAARSSGLSYMQTLGGIIMPQALRRMSPPMVSQFISLLKDTSLAIIISLPELMHHVQILGGHSFDYIIPALLLAAVLYFVVNYALSIVAKRLEARMN
- a CDS encoding aldo/keto reductase, giving the protein MKHLQDSTTLYNGVKMPWLGLGVFKVKDGEEVVETVKTAIQAGYRSIDTAKGYNNESGVAQGIRESGIAREDLFITTKVWNGDQGYESTLAAFEASMERLELEVLDLYLIHWPVKGKYKDTWRALEKLHQEGRIRAIGVSNFQIHHLEDLMTDAKIKPAVNQVELHPLLIQSELREYCAKHQIQIEAWSPLGQGHLVEHPLLQTIAAKYNKTAAQVILRWDLQNGIVTIPKSVTPERIRENADVYDFELTAEDIEQINSLNENKRFGSDPDNFNF
- a CDS encoding glycoside hydrolase family 28 protein; protein product: MNTYNSAIRAGEEFTSDKVSYDVSLPNIPAQDFLITEFGAVGDGVTDNTEVFRLAIAACSEAGGGRIVIPAGVWLTGPIILRSRIELHVQAGALVTFSRDFDQYPLIASTFEGWQAVRCQSPIDGDQLEDIAITGEGVWDGNGEAWRPVKRSKLTASQWKALVSSGGVIEHTSNEEEIWWPSQAALEGNAVANRMHVEQVRDLSAYEGIRDFLRPNMVSLRRCKRVLLDGPTFQNSPAWNLHPWASEHVTIRNVSVRNPWFSQNGDGLDIESCRYVLVENSVFDVGDDAICMKSGKDAEGRELGLPSEYVTIRGCTVYHGHGGFVIGSEMSGGVRHVRVSDCTFIGTDIGLRFKSARGRGGVVEDIEIERIYMKDIIMEAISFSFFYANQEGSARGSDIAHEVTEETPVFRDIRIKDVVCSGADTALLVSGLPEMPLDGLVIEGYRVSAQKGVQCSHAKHVRIADLQLTVAEGSLIELHQCKGAELEGIEGTGADGRLLRITGHDTTGIVCRGEIADTEGRQISIGPNVRSGALIRQ